Within the Chiloscyllium punctatum isolate Juve2018m chromosome 9, sChiPun1.3, whole genome shotgun sequence genome, the region aaaaaacaactaGTTTTAGGTTACACAGCTCGCAGTTGTGCGCTACAAATTGGAACTGAAACTTTCCACGTTGATGAAAGTGTGTTCACCCTCTATCTCAAATCAAATTATTCGGCAGATGCAAATCGCTTCAAATTGCCGACCCGGCGCTTTGAAACAATATTGCAATTCCGATGCTGGGTAAATATAATAATTCCAGACAGTTCAGATCGGGGTTACTGGATCGACTCGATTTCAAAACGACTACTCCTTCATCTCTTTGAGGATACTGATTCCAagcccttccttctccccctctctctctctctctcctgcctgttcGATTCCAACTTCATTTATAttacagagagtgtgggaggaaggCAGAATGTCAAGTGCAAAGTCTGTTACTGGAAGACGAGGAGACTTTTCGGGTACGATTGTCCGTGCGCTTTGAAGCGGTAATGCCGAAACTCTGGGCGCGCGTACGGAGTTGATGAGAATGATTCAGTGAATAAATGAAAGTTCTTTTCCTGCTCAGTACAGTCATCACCGCTGGCTGATCGCTCTCCTCCAGGTAACTTGTGCAATGAAGTGATTGCAATTTAATTCGATCAGCGAGTATTTTCATTTTTGCGCACTTCATTAAGAATAAAAAAAACCAAAACCCCTCTGAATTCTTTCCtgaaggtggggaggggggaaaagaaACTGCCTTTACTGAGTGTTAGCGTGAGACCGTTACCAATTGAAAACCCCTGTCATTGCAGTTTGATGTTCAAATGTCACTTGTTAATTGGGTATATATTTTAAAATGGTGCGGCGTAGCATCGATTGCATCTAATTTGCAGCTCAGAAATAGATTGTTCGACACAACTCTGCTTTCTACGCGAGAAATTCCCTCCAGACCTCAACCTGCACCTCCCTTGTGAATCCAGTCCCTCCTCAGATGCACACCCGTGCTGTGCAATCTGCAAACCGCGTGGGTTAAAGGACGGAGTTGCTTAAATGGCAGGTTtttgggtgggtgtgtgttgaGGGCCATGTGTTCGGGTGAATTCTTCCGTGTGCACTCAATCCACCTGCAACGAGGGGCGCAGCAGCAGCAGGAAGAGGAGAGGCTGGCATTGAGttagtcaatgtgtgtgtgtgtgtgtgtctctgtctgtctgagcCTGGGATTAAAATCCTGCCCCTCACCAGTCACTTGCTGGCGGTGGGTGACGTCAGCCTTGCAGCTGATCAGGAATTCTGCACAACTTTCAAGGCTAAAGGGGATGATGGACAGCTCCCGGAGCCAATGGGTTGGATCCCCGGCCCCCAGTGACAGGCAGCGGGCAGCGAATGGGCGCAGGGCCCGGGGGCGGGACCTGGAGGACTATACTCACTTGGGCTGATCGAGAGTTAGGGAGAAGATTCAGTGGAGAGACGTGGATGTGTgtctacgagagagagagagagagagtgtgagagagagaaaaggaacggAGGATTTAGGGAACGCAGGAAGAGAACAGGTGATTCAAATTCGTGTTGCTTGCTGCATCCTCTTACAGCTCCGTCGTTTTTTTTATTAACTTCGTTGCATCTTTAAGaccacccccccaaaaaaaaagtgGAATGGCAATTGGTGCAGAGGAAGAGCCagcatttaaaaaagaaaactgGATTTAAAGCGGCGAGGGGGGGCAAAAAAAATGCAAAGCTCCTGCAGTTCCGTCTACTGTCTGCTGTACCCTCTCAACTTCTCTTGCCATGCAAACTGTCGCAACAGTGGGATAATCGCAAACTACGGCCGGCTCGGTTGCTGAGATTACGCTtttaactcccccccccccccaaccttctcCGTTTTATTGAACGATGATGGTTTTCACGCGGTTGAACCGTACCAAGGAGATTCTGCAGGCTGCTTTCGCCGCCCGGGAACTGCATGCGTCCTCCGACAGTTTTGTGCACCGTGCATCGTAAATATTGCACCGAGCAGGCGAagggcacacacagagagagagagagacagagatagggtgggtggggggaggggggtagggaggttggtggggttgggaagagaagaaaaaaaggaaaaaaaaagacacaATCTGCGCTGCCTGGTCTTCCCTCTCCgtgcagaatttttttttaaaaaaaagcaaagtaACTTGCAGCATCGATGGATTGTTACAGAGTGAAATtttgttttccagcaacactagagagagagggataagagggggttgtttttgtgtgtgtgtttcttttttttgtaTGGATTGTGTGTGACCCAAGTGTTGCCCCTTTTTTGTTGCCGGCTCAATGATGGAGCTGCGGGATTTCTACCTGCTGTTCGCCCTGTTCGCCTGCCTGACGGTGGACTCTGCCTTGGCTCAGGAGCTGGTCTACACCATCCAGGAGGAGCTGCCGGAGAACATTCTGATCGGCAGCATCCCGCGGGACCTGAACATCTCGGCGGGTGGAGGAGCGGACCTCATCTACCGCCTGGTGTCCAAGGCGGGCGAGGTGCCTCTGCTGCGGGTCTCCAGCGGCACCGGGGACATCTACACGGGCTCGCAGCGGGTGGACCGGGAGAAGCTGTGCccgggaggaggaggaggaggcgagGGTGAGCCGGGCGAGTGCTCCTTTGAGATCGAGGTGGTGATCCTGCCCAACGACCACTTCAGGTTGGTCAAGGTGAAGCTGGTGGTGCGCGACGTGAACGACAACGCGCCCATGTTCCCCTCGCCGGTGATCAACATCTCCATCCCGGAGAACACGCTGCCCAACAGCCGCTTCCCGGTGCCGTCCGCCAGCGACCCGGACGCCGGCGCCAACGGGGTGCAGCGCTACCAGCTGCTCGACGGGCAGAGCGTCCTCGGCCTGGACGTGGTGGAGAGCCCCGAGGGCGAGAAGTGGCCGCAGCTGGTGGTGCAGCGGGGCTTGGACCGGGAGCAGAAGGACACCTACGTGATGAAGATCAAAGTGGAGGACGGCGGGGTGCCTGCCAAGTCCAGCACCGCCATCCTGCAGGTGACCGTCAGCGATGTCAATGACAACCGCCCGGTGTTCCGGGAGAGCCAGCTGGAGGTGCAGTTGCCCGAGGACTCGCCGCCGGGCACCTCGGTCATCCAGCTGCACGCCACCGACGCGGACGTGGGCTCCAACGCCGAGCTGCGGTACCTGTTCAGCGCGCAGACCCCGGCGGCGGTGCGGCGCTCCTTCGCGCTGGACCCGAGCCTGGGGCTCATCACCGTGCAGCGCCCGCTCGACCGGGAGGACGTCTCGCTGCACAAGATGACCGTGCTGGCCACCGACGGCAGCTCCAGCCCCGCCCGCGCCACCGTCACCGTCAATGTCACCGATGTCAACGATAACCCGCCCGCCATCGACATCCGCTACATCATCAGCCCGGTGAACGGCACCGTGCACCTCTCCGAGAAGGACCCGGTCAACACCAAGATCGCCCTCATCACCGTCTCCGACAGGGACACCGACGTCAACGGCAAGGTGGTCTGCTACATCGAGAAGGAAGTCCCCTTCCACCTCAAGGCAGTCTACGACAACCAGTACCTGCTGGAGACCTCCTCCTTCCTGGACTACGAGGGCACCAACCAGTATGCCTTCAGGATCGTGGCATCGGACGCGGGCAAGCCCAGCCTTAATCAGAGCGCCCTGGTCCGGGTGAGGCTGGAGGACGAGAACGACAACCCGCCGGTCTTCAGCCAGCCCGTCATCGAGCTGGCCGTGCCCGAGAACAACCACCGCGGCCTCTACCTGACCACCATCAGCGCCACAGACGACGACAGCGGCAAGAACGCCGAGATCGTCTACCAGCTGGGGCCCAACGCCTCCTTCTTCGACCTGGACCGCAAGACGGGCGTCCTGACCGCCTCACGGGTCTTCGACCGGGAGGAGCAGGAGCGTTACATTTTCACGGTGACCGCCAGGGACAGCGGCAACCCCCCGCTGCAGAGCCAAGCTGCCGTGATCGTCACGGTGCTGGACGAGAACGACAATAACCCCAAGTTCACCCATAACCACTTCCAGTTCTTTGTGTCTGAGAACTTACCAAAgtacagcactgtgggagtgatTACTGTCACCGATCTGGATGCAGGGGCCAATGCAGAGGTGATGGCTTCTGTCGTCGGAGACAATGCGAATTTCATTCTAGACCCACTGAGTGGTGTGATAAGGTCTAACGTCTCTTTTGACAGAGAACAGCAAAGCTCCTACACTTTTGAAGTTAAAGCTGTAGACAGGGGGAGACCAGTCCGCACTTCCATTGCTAAAGTCACAATCAATGTCATCGATGTCAATGATAACAGTCCCGTTGTAATCTATCCACCTTCTAACTCTTCATTCAAACTAGTACCCCTGTCTGCTATACCTGGTTCCGTGGTGGCAGAAGTATTTGCTGTGGATGTTGATACAGGTATGAATGCTGAGCTCAAATACAGCATTGTTAGCGGAAATAACAAGGGTTTGTTTCGAATTGACCCTGTGACTGGTAATATCACCTTGGAGGAGAAACCAACTGCTGTCGACCAGGGCTTGCACCGTCTGGTTGTGAACATCAGCGATCTAGGTTATCCGAAACCCTTGCACACCCTTGTGCTTGTCTACTTGTATGTAAATGACACTGTAAACAATGCTAGTTACGTCTATGAGTTAATACGGAGGACAATGGAGACTCCACTAGATAAGAACATTGGAGATGGCACCCAGCCCTGGCAAAATGAGGATTACCTTACCATAATGATCGCCATAGTGGCGGGAGCCATGGTGGTGATTGTGGTCATCTTTGTTACAATATTGGTGCGGTGCCGGCAGTCCTCAAGGTTCAAGGCAAC harbors:
- the LOC140481574 gene encoding protocadherin-9 isoform X8, whose protein sequence is MMELRDFYLLFALFACLTVDSALAQELVYTIQEELPENILIGSIPRDLNISAGGGADLIYRLVSKAGEVPLLRVSSGTGDIYTGSQRVDREKLCPGGGGGGEGEPGECSFEIEVVILPNDHFRLVKVKLVVRDVNDNAPMFPSPVINISIPENTLPNSRFPVPSASDPDAGANGVQRYQLLDGQSVLGLDVVESPEGEKWPQLVVQRGLDREQKDTYVMKIKVEDGGVPAKSSTAILQVTVSDVNDNRPVFRESQLEVQLPEDSPPGTSVIQLHATDADVGSNAELRYLFSAQTPAAVRRSFALDPSLGLITVQRPLDREDVSLHKMTVLATDGSSSPARATVTVNVTDVNDNPPAIDIRYIISPVNGTVHLSEKDPVNTKIALITVSDRDTDVNGKVVCYIEKEVPFHLKAVYDNQYLLETSSFLDYEGTNQYAFRIVASDAGKPSLNQSALVRVRLEDENDNPPVFSQPVIELAVPENNHRGLYLTTISATDDDSGKNAEIVYQLGPNASFFDLDRKTGVLTASRVFDREEQERYIFTVTARDSGNPPLQSQAAVIVTVLDENDNNPKFTHNHFQFFVSENLPKYSTVGVITVTDLDAGANAEVMASVVGDNANFILDPLSGVIRSNVSFDREQQSSYTFEVKAVDRGRPVRTSIAKVTINVIDVNDNSPVVIYPPSNSSFKLVPLSAIPGSVVAEVFAVDVDTGMNAELKYSIVSGNNKGLFRIDPVTGNITLEEKPTAVDQGLHRLVVNISDLGYPKPLHTLVLVYLYVNDTVNNASYVYELIRRTMETPLDKNIGDGTQPWQNEDYLTIMIAIVAGAMVVIVVIFVTILVRCRQSSRFKATQRNKQGAEWMSPNQECKQNKKKKRKKRKSPKSSLLNFVTIEESKPDDPAHEPINGTITLPAELEEQTIGRFDWGSTPPTTFKPNSPDLARHYKSGSPQPSFHLKPDTPISAKKHHVIQELPLDNTFVGGCDTLSKRSSTSSDHFSASECSSQGGFKTKGPLHTRQPQDEFYEQASPDKRTEADGNSDPNSSDVPLGPRGLAEATEMCTQECLVLGHSDNCWMPPGLGSYQQLKSPLATFGSQKEWIKKDKIVNGHALSRAWKEDGNRNHFNDRKLISGNEGHYTSGSQMTDIPLASLKSYKHTPASMEKPKEHQL
- the LOC140481574 gene encoding protocadherin-9 isoform X1 encodes the protein MMELRDFYLLFALFACLTVDSALAQELVYTIQEELPENILIGSIPRDLNISAGGGADLIYRLVSKAGEVPLLRVSSGTGDIYTGSQRVDREKLCPGGGGGGEGEPGECSFEIEVVILPNDHFRLVKVKLVVRDVNDNAPMFPSPVINISIPENTLPNSRFPVPSASDPDAGANGVQRYQLLDGQSVLGLDVVESPEGEKWPQLVVQRGLDREQKDTYVMKIKVEDGGVPAKSSTAILQVTVSDVNDNRPVFRESQLEVQLPEDSPPGTSVIQLHATDADVGSNAELRYLFSAQTPAAVRRSFALDPSLGLITVQRPLDREDVSLHKMTVLATDGSSSPARATVTVNVTDVNDNPPAIDIRYIISPVNGTVHLSEKDPVNTKIALITVSDRDTDVNGKVVCYIEKEVPFHLKAVYDNQYLLETSSFLDYEGTNQYAFRIVASDAGKPSLNQSALVRVRLEDENDNPPVFSQPVIELAVPENNHRGLYLTTISATDDDSGKNAEIVYQLGPNASFFDLDRKTGVLTASRVFDREEQERYIFTVTARDSGNPPLQSQAAVIVTVLDENDNNPKFTHNHFQFFVSENLPKYSTVGVITVTDLDAGANAEVMASVVGDNANFILDPLSGVIRSNVSFDREQQSSYTFEVKAVDRGRPVRTSIAKVTINVIDVNDNSPVVIYPPSNSSFKLVPLSAIPGSVVAEVFAVDVDTGMNAELKYSIVSGNNKGLFRIDPVTGNITLEEKPTAVDQGLHRLVVNISDLGYPKPLHTLVLVYLYVNDTVNNASYVYELIRRTMETPLDKNIGDGTQPWQNEDYLTIMIAIVAGAMVVIVVIFVTILVRCRQSSRFKATQRNKQGAEWMSPNQECKQNKKKKRKKRKSPKSSLLNFVTIEESKPDDPAHEPINGTITLPAELEEQTIGRFDWGSTPPTTFKPNSPDLARHYKSGSPQPSFHLKPDTPISAKKHHVIQELPLDNTFVGGCDTLSKRSSTSSDHFSASECSSQGGFKTKGPLHTRQSHRRVTFHLPDGSQESCSDSGLGDHEPVSGGTLISHPLPLVQPQDEFYEQASPDKRTEADGNSDPNSMYTSSSSNNMSRISTGGKQTKMVSTVAKLQKVKFSTLAMQMLVKHFTRLQRIFLATNPKMHTSEGHRRGWDVIVVKVNKISKVTRTAEDCQKRINDLRLGARQKVAFNKKRGTVQHRDVAKQKVLTWEEEKVAPIVHLVEHGPDASSDSSDSGDCCTSKPLRSEQQQTTVIMEDEKMPIQHQEPRVAMEGAVTDKVQQGSYGEQKEDCTGGQWKAAAYMKVPPSEKSEQRGTCQPDATGAVNSSFPSHTQSAHGEELCPICRRLDTLVSTVQRGFNHIHRDINTLQNASQYRGARLSQNVMSLIGAMHTLVRLHHFSTLPRRDVAIQTSILTGRHLGENVGAASSDTTTVSSDNVTTLNNTPPTSSDTVVASNETGVASSDTGVRSNDTVIEVSVDPDGDSAESMSIEESSQNSSDSDW
- the LOC140481574 gene encoding protocadherin-9 isoform X7 yields the protein MMELRDFYLLFALFACLTVDSALAQELVYTIQEELPENILIGSIPRDLNISAGGGADLIYRLVSKAGEVPLLRVSSGTGDIYTGSQRVDREKLCPGGGGGGEGEPGECSFEIEVVILPNDHFRLVKVKLVVRDVNDNAPMFPSPVINISIPENTLPNSRFPVPSASDPDAGANGVQRYQLLDGQSVLGLDVVESPEGEKWPQLVVQRGLDREQKDTYVMKIKVEDGGVPAKSSTAILQVTVSDVNDNRPVFRESQLEVQLPEDSPPGTSVIQLHATDADVGSNAELRYLFSAQTPAAVRRSFALDPSLGLITVQRPLDREDVSLHKMTVLATDGSSSPARATVTVNVTDVNDNPPAIDIRYIISPVNGTVHLSEKDPVNTKIALITVSDRDTDVNGKVVCYIEKEVPFHLKAVYDNQYLLETSSFLDYEGTNQYAFRIVASDAGKPSLNQSALVRVRLEDENDNPPVFSQPVIELAVPENNHRGLYLTTISATDDDSGKNAEIVYQLGPNASFFDLDRKTGVLTASRVFDREEQERYIFTVTARDSGNPPLQSQAAVIVTVLDENDNNPKFTHNHFQFFVSENLPKYSTVGVITVTDLDAGANAEVMASVVGDNANFILDPLSGVIRSNVSFDREQQSSYTFEVKAVDRGRPVRTSIAKVTINVIDVNDNSPVVIYPPSNSSFKLVPLSAIPGSVVAEVFAVDVDTGMNAELKYSIVSGNNKGLFRIDPVTGNITLEEKPTAVDQGLHRLVVNISDLGYPKPLHTLVLVYLYVNDTVNNASYVYELIRRTMETPLDKNIGDGTQPWQNEDYLTIMIAIVAGAMVVIVVIFVTILVRCRQSSRFKATQRNKQGAEWMSPNQECKQNKKKKRKKRKSPKSSLLNFVTIEESKPDDPAHEPINGTITLPAELEEQTIGRFDWGSTPPTTFKPNSPDLARHYKSGSPQPSFHLKPDTPISAKKHHVIQELPLDNTFVGGCDTLSKRSSTSSDHFSASECSSQGGFKTKGPLHTRQSHRRVTFHLPDGSQESCSDSGLGDHEPVSGGTLISHPLPLVQPQDEFYEQASPDKRTEADGNSDPNSSDVPLGPRGLAEATEMCTQECLVLGHSDNCWMPPGLGSYQQLKSPLATFGSQKEWIKKDKIVNGHALSRAWKEDGNRNHFNDRKLISGNEGHYTSGSQMTDIPLASLKSYKHTPASMEKPKEHQL
- the LOC140481574 gene encoding protocadherin-9 isoform X3; translated protein: MMELRDFYLLFALFACLTVDSALAQELVYTIQEELPENILIGSIPRDLNISAGGGADLIYRLVSKAGEVPLLRVSSGTGDIYTGSQRVDREKLCPGGGGGGEGEPGECSFEIEVVILPNDHFRLVKVKLVVRDVNDNAPMFPSPVINISIPENTLPNSRFPVPSASDPDAGANGVQRYQLLDGQSVLGLDVVESPEGEKWPQLVVQRGLDREQKDTYVMKIKVEDGGVPAKSSTAILQVTVSDVNDNRPVFRESQLEVQLPEDSPPGTSVIQLHATDADVGSNAELRYLFSAQTPAAVRRSFALDPSLGLITVQRPLDREDVSLHKMTVLATDGSSSPARATVTVNVTDVNDNPPAIDIRYIISPVNGTVHLSEKDPVNTKIALITVSDRDTDVNGKVVCYIEKEVPFHLKAVYDNQYLLETSSFLDYEGTNQYAFRIVASDAGKPSLNQSALVRVRLEDENDNPPVFSQPVIELAVPENNHRGLYLTTISATDDDSGKNAEIVYQLGPNASFFDLDRKTGVLTASRVFDREEQERYIFTVTARDSGNPPLQSQAAVIVTVLDENDNNPKFTHNHFQFFVSENLPKYSTVGVITVTDLDAGANAEVMASVVGDNANFILDPLSGVIRSNVSFDREQQSSYTFEVKAVDRGRPVRTSIAKVTINVIDVNDNSPVVIYPPSNSSFKLVPLSAIPGSVVAEVFAVDVDTGMNAELKYSIVSGNNKGLFRIDPVTGNITLEEKPTAVDQGLHRLVVNISDLGYPKPLHTLVLVYLYVNDTVNNASYVYELIRRTMETPLDKNIGDGTQPWQNEDYLTIMIAIVAGAMVVIVVIFVTILVRCRQSSRFKATQRNKQGAEWMSPNQECKQNKKKKRKKRKSPKSSLLNFVTIEESKPDDPAHEPINGTITLPAELEEQTIGRFDWGSTPPTTFKPNSPDLARHYKSGSPQPSFHLKPDTPISAKKHHVIQELPLDNTFVGGCDTLSKRSSTSSDHFSASECSSQGGFKTKGPLHTRQSHRRVTFHLPDGSQESCSDSGLGDHEPVSGGTLISHPLPLVQPQDEFYEQASPDKRTEADGNSDPNSMYTSSSSNNMSRISTGGKQTKMVSTVAKLQKVKFSTLAMQMLVKHFTRLQRIFLATNPKMHTSEGHRRGWDVIVVKVNKISKVTRTAEDCQKRINDLRLGARQKVAFNKKRGTVQHRDVAKQKVLTWEEEKVAPIVHLVEHGPDASSDSSDSGDCCTSKPLRSEQQQTTVIMEDEKMPIQHQEPRVAMEGAVTDKVQQGSYGEQKEDCTGDVPLGPRGLAEATEMCTQECLVLGHSDNCWMPPGLGSYQQLKSPLATFGSQKEWIKKDKIVNGHALSRAWKEDGNRNHFNDRKLISGNEGHYTSGSQMTDIPLASLKSYKHTPASMEKPKEHQL
- the LOC140481574 gene encoding protocadherin-9 isoform X2 yields the protein MMELRDFYLLFALFACLTVDSALAQELVYTIQEELPENILIGSIPRDLNISAGGGADLIYRLVSKAGEVPLLRVSSGTGDIYTGSQRVDREKLCPGGGGGGEGEPGECSFEIEVVILPNDHFRLVKVKLVVRDVNDNAPMFPSPVINISIPENTLPNSRFPVPSASDPDAGANGVQRYQLLDGQSVLGLDVVESPEGEKWPQLVVQRGLDREQKDTYVMKIKVEDGGVPAKSSTAILQVTVSDVNDNRPVFRESQLEVQLPEDSPPGTSVIQLHATDADVGSNAELRYLFSAQTPAAVRRSFALDPSLGLITVQRPLDREDVSLHKMTVLATDGSSSPARATVTVNVTDVNDNPPAIDIRYIISPVNGTVHLSEKDPVNTKIALITVSDRDTDVNGKVVCYIEKEVPFHLKAVYDNQYLLETSSFLDYEGTNQYAFRIVASDAGKPSLNQSALVRVRLEDENDNPPVFSQPVIELAVPENNHRGLYLTTISATDDDSGKNAEIVYQLGPNASFFDLDRKTGVLTASRVFDREEQERYIFTVTARDSGNPPLQSQAAVIVTVLDENDNNPKFTHNHFQFFVSENLPKYSTVGVITVTDLDAGANAEVMASVVGDNANFILDPLSGVIRSNVSFDREQQSSYTFEVKAVDRGRPVRTSIAKVTINVIDVNDNSPVVIYPPSNSSFKLVPLSAIPGSVVAEVFAVDVDTGMNAELKYSIVSGNNKGLFRIDPVTGNITLEEKPTAVDQGLHRLVVNISDLGYPKPLHTLVLVYLYVNDTVNNASYVYELIRRTMETPLDKNIGDGTQPWQNEDYLTIMIAIVAGAMVVIVVIFVTILVRCRQSSRFKATQRNKQGAEWMSPNQECKQNKKKKRKKRKSPKSSLLNFVTIEESKPDDPAHEPINGTITLPAELEEQTIGRFDWGSTPPTTFKPNSPDLARHYKSGSPQPSFHLKPDTPISAKKHHVIQELPLDNTFVGGCDTLSKRSSTSSDHFSASECSSQGGFKTKGPLHTRQPQDEFYEQASPDKRTEADGNSDPNSMYTSSSSNNMSRISTGGKQTKMVSTVAKLQKVKFSTLAMQMLVKHFTRLQRIFLATNPKMHTSEGHRRGWDVIVVKVNKISKVTRTAEDCQKRINDLRLGARQKVAFNKKRGTVQHRDVAKQKVLTWEEEKVAPIVHLVEHGPDASSDSSDSGDCCTSKPLRSEQQQTTVIMEDEKMPIQHQEPRVAMEGAVTDKVQQGSYGEQKEDCTGGQWKAAAYMKVPPSEKSEQRGTCQPDATGAVNSSFPSHTQSAHGEELCPICRRLDTLVSTVQRGFNHIHRDINTLQNASQYRGARLSQNVMSLIGAMHTLVRLHHFSTLPRRDVAIQTSILTGRHLGENVGAASSDTTTVSSDNVTTLNNTPPTSSDTVVASNETGVASSDTGVRSNDTVIEVSVDPDGDSAESMSIEESSQNSSDSDW
- the LOC140481574 gene encoding protocadherin-9 isoform X4, translated to MMELRDFYLLFALFACLTVDSALAQELVYTIQEELPENILIGSIPRDLNISAGGGADLIYRLVSKAGEVPLLRVSSGTGDIYTGSQRVDREKLCPGGGGGGEGEPGECSFEIEVVILPNDHFRLVKVKLVVRDVNDNAPMFPSPVINISIPENTLPNSRFPVPSASDPDAGANGVQRYQLLDGQSVLGLDVVESPEGEKWPQLVVQRGLDREQKDTYVMKIKVEDGGVPAKSSTAILQVTVSDVNDNRPVFRESQLEVQLPEDSPPGTSVIQLHATDADVGSNAELRYLFSAQTPAAVRRSFALDPSLGLITVQRPLDREDVSLHKMTVLATDGSSSPARATVTVNVTDVNDNPPAIDIRYIISPVNGTVHLSEKDPVNTKIALITVSDRDTDVNGKVVCYIEKEVPFHLKAVYDNQYLLETSSFLDYEGTNQYAFRIVASDAGKPSLNQSALVRVRLEDENDNPPVFSQPVIELAVPENNHRGLYLTTISATDDDSGKNAEIVYQLGPNASFFDLDRKTGVLTASRVFDREEQERYIFTVTARDSGNPPLQSQAAVIVTVLDENDNNPKFTHNHFQFFVSENLPKYSTVGVITVTDLDAGANAEVMASVVGDNANFILDPLSGVIRSNVSFDREQQSSYTFEVKAVDRGRPVRTSIAKVTINVIDVNDNSPVVIYPPSNSSFKLVPLSAIPGSVVAEVFAVDVDTGMNAELKYSIVSGNNKGLFRIDPVTGNITLEEKPTAVDQGLHRLVVNISDLGYPKPLHTLVLVYLYVNDTVNNASYVYELIRRTMETPLDKNIGDGTQPWQNEDYLTIMIAIVAGAMVVIVVIFVTILVRCRQSSRFKATQRNKQGAEWMSPNQECKQNKKKKRKKRKSPKSSLLNFVTIEESKPDDPAHEPINGTITLPAELEEQTIGRFDWGSTPPTTFKPNSPDLARHYKSGSPQPSFHLKPDTPISAKKHHVIQELPLDNTFVGGCDTLSKRSSTSSDHFSASECSSQGGFKTKGPLHTRQSHRRVTFHLPDGSQESCSDSGLGDHEPVSGGTLISHPLPLVQPQDEFYEQASPDKRTEADGNSDPNSSDCCTSKPLRSEQQQTTVIMEDEKMPIQHQEPRVAMEGAVTDKVQQGSYGEQKEDCTGGQWKAAAYMKVPPSEKSEQRGTCQPDATGAVNSSFPSHTQSAHGEELCPICRRLDTLVSTVQRGFNHIHRDINTLQNASQYRGARLSQNVMSLIGAMHTLVRLHHFSTLPRRDVAIQTSILTGRHLGENVGAASSDTTTVSSDNVTTLNNTPPTSSDTVVASNETGVASSDTGVRSNDTVIEVSVDPDGDSAESMSIEESSQNSSDSDW
- the LOC140481574 gene encoding protocadherin-9 isoform X5 → MMELRDFYLLFALFACLTVDSALAQELVYTIQEELPENILIGSIPRDLNISAGGGADLIYRLVSKAGEVPLLRVSSGTGDIYTGSQRVDREKLCPGGGGGGEGEPGECSFEIEVVILPNDHFRLVKVKLVVRDVNDNAPMFPSPVINISIPENTLPNSRFPVPSASDPDAGANGVQRYQLLDGQSVLGLDVVESPEGEKWPQLVVQRGLDREQKDTYVMKIKVEDGGVPAKSSTAILQVTVSDVNDNRPVFRESQLEVQLPEDSPPGTSVIQLHATDADVGSNAELRYLFSAQTPAAVRRSFALDPSLGLITVQRPLDREDVSLHKMTVLATDGSSSPARATVTVNVTDVNDNPPAIDIRYIISPVNGTVHLSEKDPVNTKIALITVSDRDTDVNGKVVCYIEKEVPFHLKAVYDNQYLLETSSFLDYEGTNQYAFRIVASDAGKPSLNQSALVRVRLEDENDNPPVFSQPVIELAVPENNHRGLYLTTISATDDDSGKNAEIVYQLGPNASFFDLDRKTGVLTASRVFDREEQERYIFTVTARDSGNPPLQSQAAVIVTVLDENDNNPKFTHNHFQFFVSENLPKYSTVGVITVTDLDAGANAEVMASVVGDNANFILDPLSGVIRSNVSFDREQQSSYTFEVKAVDRGRPVRTSIAKVTINVIDVNDNSPVVIYPPSNSSFKLVPLSAIPGSVVAEVFAVDVDTGMNAELKYSIVSGNNKGLFRIDPVTGNITLEEKPTAVDQGLHRLVVNISDLGYPKPLHTLVLVYLYVNDTVNNASYVYELIRRTMETPLDKNIGDGTQPWQNEDYLTIMIAIVAGAMVVIVVIFVTILVRCRQSSRFKATQRNKQGAEWMSPNQECKQNKKKKRKKRKSPKSSLLNFVTIEESKPDDPAHEPINGTITLPAELEEQTIGRFDWGSTPPTTFKPNSPDLARHYKSGSPQPSFHLKPDTPISAKKHHVIQELPLDNTFVGGCDTLSKRSSTSSDHFSASECSSQGGFKTKGPLHTRQPQDEFYEQASPDKRTEADGNSDPNSSDCCTSKPLRSEQQQTTVIMEDEKMPIQHQEPRVAMEGAVTDKVQQGSYGEQKEDCTGGQWKAAAYMKVPPSEKSEQRGTCQPDATGAVNSSFPSHTQSAHGEELCPICRRLDTLVSTVQRGFNHIHRDINTLQNASQYRGARLSQNVMSLIGAMHTLVRLHHFSTLPRRDVAIQTSILTGRHLGENVGAASSDTTTVSSDNVTTLNNTPPTSSDTVVASNETGVASSDTGVRSNDTVIEVSVDPDGDSAESMSIEESSQNSSDSDW